The Blattabacterium sp. (Blatta orientalis) str. Tarazona genome contains the following window.
GAGGAATAATATGTTTTTGTACAGGTTCAGGAATTCCATATTTGTTATTCTTTAAGGTAGTTTTTCTATCAAGAAGACAATTTTCTATGGATAAACTGTGAAAATTTGAGTAAGGAACTGTTATATATTTCCCTTTTTGAAAAAGAAAGTTAGTAATGAGGAAAGTATTGATTTCGTTATATTTTTGTATAGGTAAAAAAATATGATAATATGTTTTCTCCCATATAAAGAAAAGTTTTTTGAATTGAATAAATATATCATAACTACTTTTCAATACTTCTTTTTTAGTAAGTGATTTTCTGTAAAAAAGATATTTTTTTCGTAATTTTTTTTTCATTCATTATCTATGAATCTTTATTTTTTATAGTTTCCATGAAACTTTCTAATACTTTTACTATTTTTTGAGGGTTTTCTATTGCCCCCATGTGACCAGTTGGAACATCAATAAAATGACTGTTATATCCGCTTTTTGCTTCTTCACGGAGTTTTTTTGCAGGAAGTATTAAATCATATATTCCGACCACATATAATTTTGGAAATTTAGTTCTTTTTAATAAAAATCTTCTATCTTTACGAATAGACATTCCACGCAAAAAAGATATTACACTATGAATAGGAGTTGAAATAGCTATTCTTTTTAAAAATTTTAATTCTTTTTGGAAAGAACTTAATTTATTAGGATCAAATAATGTATTAATACTAGTAGATACAAATAATGGATAATGATCTATTGCGAATTTTATGGATCGAATACGATTATTTTTTTTTTCTTTTGTATCTGATTCTGCGGTAGAATGAAGTAAACATAAACCTAAAAATATCTCTGGATATTCTTCTGCAAGCGCTAAAGCTATATATCCTCCCATAGAATGACCTATAAAAACAGCTTTTTCTATATTCTCTTTTTGTAAAAGAAATTTAATAGTATCAGCCACTTCTTCCATTGTGGTAGTGGAAGAATCTTTTTTTTCTAGAAAACTTTTTCCATGACCAGGTAAATCAATTGAAAGGACTTTGTATTTTTTTGAAAAAATATCATATATATAATTCCAAATTTCTAAACTTTCCATAAATCCATGTAAAAAAACCATGGAGATTCCATTTCCTTTTGTTTTATAATAGATATTTTTTTTCTTATGAAAATATATGAACATATTCTTATATTAAAATATAGTTATTATAGAAATTACGTTTTTCTTATTCAAAAATGAAGTTAATAATGTTGTTAACTATAAATATTGGAAATTCCAGTCTTCGTTTTGGACTATTTAATAATAATTATAATTTAAAATGTAATTGTTCATGGATTATTAACAGTAATCCACATAGATCATTGGATGAATATATTTTATTATTTAGGAATATTTATCAACAATATGGAATCCTATCCAAATTAATACAAAATATTGTGATTGGATCCGTAGTCCCTCCTCTTACAAACATTGTAGAACAATCTTTATATGAAATTCATAAAATAAAACCGATAGTAGTAGATAGATATTCCGCTTCTCCAATAAAACATTATTCTCATCAATTAGGAACAGATTTATATGCTAATGCTATAGCTGCATATACACATAATAAAAAAAATACTCTAGTGGTCGATTTTGGAACTGCTTTAAGTTTAACCTGCATAGATAAATCTGGAACTCTTCAAGGAGTTATTATTGCTCCAGGAGTCAATAGCTCTTTATCTGCATTGATAGGAAATACGGCTCAACTATCGCAAATAGAATTAAAAAAACCCCCTAGTATATTAGGACAGTATACTGAAACCTGTATCCAAAGTGGAATTATTTATGGATACATCAGTATGGTAGAAGGACTCATTAACCGAATTAATAAAGAATTAAAAACAAACTGTTTTGTTATAGCTACAGGAGGGCTTTCTCATATTTATACTCCTTTAACTAAAAAAATTCATCTTAAAGATAAGTTGCATACAATAAAAGGTTTAAAAATTCTATTTCATTGGAATAGATAGAGAATGTTAATTTACAAACCAATAGATTTTTTAATTTTTTCTGATAAAATCTTGAAATGATTTGCAGATAAAGATATTCTTTTCTTAGAAAAATCCCCATCACTTTCTTGATCCATAGGGATTAAATGGATATGAACATGTGGAATTTCAAAACCCATCACAAATATTCCAACACGATTACAAGGAATTATTTTTTCAATGCCTATAGCTACTTTTCTAGTAAAAGACATGATAGATAAAAAATCTTTTTCTGGAAGAGAAAATATTTTTTCTGGATTATTTTTTTTTGGAATCACTAAAGTATGACCAATTTTTATTGGATAAATATCTAAAAAAGCAAGATTTTCAAAATCTTCTGCGACTTTATAAGCAGGGACTTCGTTTCTTATTATATGTGTAAATATATTTTTACGATTCATTTCATTCACTAAATGCTATTTCTAAAATTTCATAATCAAGTATCATTTTATTAGGTAACTTAATATGAGCAATTTGTCCTACTTGTTTTCCAAGTAATCCTGTAGATATAGGAGTGTTTATAGAAATTTTACCAGATTTTAAATCTGCTTCTCCTTCTGGAACTAAGGTATATATTTGTTCTCCTCCATATGTTAAATTTTTTACCCTAACTGTAGATAGAATAGAAACTCTGCTTCTATTGATTTTTGATCCATCAATAATTCTTGCATTGGATAGTTTTTTTTTTAATTTGGCTATGTTCATTTCTAAAAAACCCTGTGCTTCTTTTATAGCATCATATTCTGCATTTTCTGAAAGATCTCCTTTATCTCTGGCTTCTGCTATTTGCATTGATATTTTTGGTCTTTCAATGTTTTCTAATCTTTCTATTTCTTGTTGTAGTTTTTTAATCCCTCTTTAGTGATATATTCGAATTTTTCTTTTTCCATAGTATTTTTTCATTTTTCGATCTTTTCATCCAATTATAAAGTTAGTTGATTTTGTGAATTATTATGTAAATTATTTTTTTCTCCTTATTAAAAATATAGTGTTTATTGTTCAGTTTTTTCTTATTATTTCATTGTCCATCGTATCCTCAATTACGGGAAAAGTGATCAAAATTTATGATGGAGATACTTTTAGAATTGATACGAAAAAAATGGAAGAATATAAAATAAGAATTTCTGATATAGATTGTCCAGAAAAAAATCAATCTTATGGAATAGAAGCAAAAAATTTTTTAACAAAAAAATTCTAAATAAAACAGTTTTAATCAAGAATCTAAAAAGAGACAAATATAATCGTATTGTTGGGTTGGTTATTTATGATAAAAATAAAGATTTAGGAAAGGATATTATAGAGTCTGGATTTGCTTGGGTTTGGAAATTTTCTAAAAATGTTCTATATAAAAGAATTGAATCTCAAGCGAGAAAAAGAAAATTGGACTATGGAAAAAAAATAACCCTATAGATCCCTACAATTGGAGAAAAAAAAGATCATTCTATCCTTACAATATTTGCTCCTAAAAGACGTAATCTTTGATCAATATTTTCATATCCTCGGTCTATTTGTTCTATATTCTTTATCCTACTAGTTCCTTTAGCAGAAAGTGCAGCTATAAGAAGAGATATTCCAGCCCGTATATCTGGAGAGTTTAATAGAGTCCCTCGTAAAGAAGATTGATGATTCAAACCAATAACGGTTGCTCTATGAGGATCACATAATATTATTTGTGCACCCATTTCAATTAATTTGTCTACAAAAAATAATCTACTTTCGAACATTTTTTGATGGATTAAGACACTTCCTTTCGCTTGAGTAGCTACCACAGTTAAAATACTTAGTAAATCTGGAGTTAAACCTGGCCATGGCGCGTCAGAAATTGTTAATATGGCGTTATTTAATAATTTTTTTATCTGGTATGATTTTTGAGATGGGATATAAATATCATCGTCTTTCTTTTCTAAGGAGATTCCCATTTTTTGGAATATATTCGGAATGATTCCTAGGTTTTTCCAACTAACATTCCGAATTATTATCTCAGAACTAGTAATAGCGGCTAATCCTATCCAACTTCCTATTTCTACCATATCAGGTAAAATAGTATGGATACATCCTCTCAATTCTGTAACTCCAGTAACATGGATTAAATTAGAACCTATGCCTTTTATTTTTGCCCCCATTCTATTTAATAACCTACATAATTGTTGAATATATGGTTCACAAGCCGCATTATAAATAGTGGTTTTTCCTTTAGCTAAAGATGCCGCCATGATAATGTTAGCTGTAGCTGTTATAGAGGCTTCTTCTAGAAGAAGAAATTTTCCTTTTAAATATTTAGAGGTCAGATAGAAATACTGATTTTCTCTATTATAATCTATATGACTTCCTAAAGATTCAAAACCTCTTAGATGTGCATCTAAACGTCTACGACCAATTCTATCTCCTCCTGGGATCGGCATGCACCCTTTTCCAAATCTAGCTAGCAAAGGTCCCGCAATCATGACAGATCCTCTAATACATTTTCCATCCTCACGAAATTTTTTCGTATTTAAATATTCTAGACAAATGTTTTTAGCTTGAAAAGTAAAATCTCCAATATCATTTTTTTTTACTACAACTCCTAAGTGTTGAAGTATTTGCATCAAACATTTTACATCTCCTATTTCTGGAATATTTTTTATTCTCAATTTCTCAGAGGTTAGCAAGACTGCACATAAAACTTGCAAAGCTTCATTTTTTGCTCCTTGTGGTTTTATTTCTCCTTTTAGAGGAGATCCTCCTTCTATCTTAAAAGAAGCCATAATTCATCCTATTTTCTTTTTTCTCATATAGTTTTTTTTTCTTTTTGGATTTAAAAGATAGGAGCATTGTAATAACGGATCTGTATTATTCATTAAACAGATTTTTCCTTTTGAAAGGACTTTTAAATCTTTAAAGATAATATCATCTTCTACAAGGTTTTTATTCCATCTCAAATAATTTTTCTTCATAGTATTTGCTATCGCATAAAATAACCCTTCTTTTTTTTGTCTATTTTTGCAATGTATTGCTACATGGATCATGTTTCTAATGATTTTTCCATAATATCGGAAATCAGTTAAATATTCAGGATATTCCACTTTTTTATAATAAAAAATTTTTATTTTTTCTGGATGAGGTTTTGGAAAAGGAGGATCAACATCTAATTGATATTTAGACATAATAAATAATTGATTCCATAGTTTATGTTGAAAATATGGATTATTCAATCTAGGATTTGAATCCGTCATCAATTTAATGATACTCCAAGCGCAACGATTACGTTTTTTCCTATTTTTTATTTGTATTGCATAAGCAATCATCTTATGAATATTTCTACCATATTCTGGGATAACCAATTTGAAACGATTAGTATTATATTCCATATTGATTTTTTATTTATAAAAATAAGATCTTTTCTGCAAAAAATTTTTTCTTTCCTTACAGAAAGGATTGAAACAGGATATGCAATGATTATCTGTGCAAGCATCTACATGTACAGATAATTCTACTTTATGTCCAAATTTATCTTTTGTTAAAGTTGTCAACTTTTGGACTTCTTTATTGGATTCTTTGACATTAAAAAACCATGGAACAGTTAAATGACAATCAACATGTAAAGCACTTCCATATTTAATAATTTTTAAATGATGAAGGTCAATCCAATGAATATCTCTTTTTGCATTTATATAAAAAGATAATTTTTTTAAAAGTTCTTTATCAGACTCATCCATAATACCAGCTGTAGCATATCTTAACAATTTTAATCCTGTATATAAAATTACAAAGGAAAAAATAACAGAAATAATAGGGTCTATCCATATCCATTTTGTAATATTTAACAATATTAATCCTATCACTATTCCAAAAGTAGAATAAGTATCTGTTTGAAGATGCTTCCCACTAGCTATTAACGTTAAAGCTCCATTTTTATTTCCTATTTTACAGGCTAAAAAACCTAACCCATAATTAACAATAGCGGTAAATGACATCAGAGGAATTCCATAATCTAATTTTAATAGAATAGGATCATGATGTTTTACATGTATAAAAGTTTTTATGCAAATAGCCATTCCTACAAAAAAAATTAAGAATCCTTCTATAGCTGTTGATATAAATTCTATTTTCCCATGACCATATGGATGATTTTTATCTTTGGGTAAAGAGGATATATACAGGCTATACAAACCGATAAATCCACTAATAATATTGGTTATACTTTCCATTGCATCACTAAATATAGAAAGAGAAGAAGTGATATACCAAGTAATTAACTTGATGAGAAATAAAAGAATAGCTACAAAAAAAATTAATTTTTGTAGACTAAAATTTAGTTTCATCTTTTTATCTTCCATAACATAAAAAGAAATTTAATAATTAGGAATAAATAACAAGTTTAGCTATTTTTAGTAAAATTTTTTTTATTCCTAATTGTTGAAATTTAATTATAGCTATTCCATTTTGAATGTCTAGTATTATTCCCATTCCAAAATTTTTGTGAAATACTTTAACTCCTTTTTTAAACATGGATAATGTATTCTTTTCATCAGGATACAAATCTTTTGATATAGGATTGGCTTTATTTGAATTATTAATTCCATGTTCTCTGTCAATAAATTTCTCGCTTATTTCCTGAATAAAACGACTAGGAACCGTTCTGATTTTTTTTCCCCATAAAAAACGAGATTTTGCATATGTTAATATAGCTTTTTTTTGAGCTCTTGTTATAGCAACATAGAATAGACGGCGTTCTTCTTCAAGTTTCAATTCATTTTCTAAACTAGATTTTGATGGAAATAAGTTTTCTTCTAATCCTGCAATAAAAACCACGGAAAATTCTAAACCTTTAGATGAATGTATAGTCATTAAGGATACCTGATTTTCTTCATTTTCCTCATCGATTCCTTCTTTTAAAGAAAAATATCGCAAAAATCCAGATAAACTCATATCTCCATTTTTCTTTAATATTTTTTGCTCTTTTAGATATATAGATATATTCTCTAATATGTATTGAAAATCATCAGCATTATAAAAATTTTTTTTATCTTCTTCTAAGAAGAAATTTGCTATGTTTTTCGCTATTGTATAGGTATTTTTTTCGTTTAATTCCAAACGAAATTTTTCTATTGTTAAAATGAAATTTTCTAATTTTTCTTTTGTTTTTTTGTTGATTCTTAGGAAAGGATAATAATTTATCAGATTCTTTAAAAGATTATAAAAAGTTTTCTTCTCCTTTTTAGAGAAATTTAATATTAATTTAATAGCTTTTTTATTTCCTATTTTTTTTTTATTTATACGTAATAGGGATTCCTCTTCGTTAGGATTCGTGATGATTTTTAAATAAGCTAAAAAATCTAGAATTCCTTTCCTTTTATAGAAGGATATGGATCCGTATATTTTGTATGGTATTTTTTTTTCTTTTAGAGCTTGTTCTAGGATATTTGATTGTGTATTGGTTCTATAGAGAATAGCAAAATCTTTATTTTGAAATTTTGTATTTCTTTTAGTGAAATAGATGGAAGAAGCAATGTATTGCGCTTCTATCTTTTCAGAAGAAGCTCCATATATTTTTACTTTCTCACCTTTTTCGTTATTTGTCCAAATTTTTTTAAAGATTTGATTTTTATTAAAAGAAATAATCTTATTAGAGACCTGCACTATGTGATTTGTAGAACGATAATTTTGTTCAAGACGAAAAATTTTTGCTTCATTGTAATCCGTATGAAAATTTAAAATATTTGAGATGTTCGCCCCACGAAAAGCATATATACTTTGAGCATCATCACCTACGGCAAAAATATTTCTATGTTTTAAAGATAAATTTTTAATGATCGTATTTTGAGAAAAATTTGTATCCTGATATTCATCGATTAATATGTATTGGAATTTTTCTTGGTATTTATGTAGTATTTTAGGAAAATGAAAAAATAAATAATTTGTATGAAGTAATATGTCATCAAAATCTAAAGCTTCTGATTTTAAACAACGTTTTACATAATATTCATATATTTTTTTTATATCCTGATATGATTTTTCATTGTTGATAGACTTCAAGTTATTTTTATATTCCGATATTTTTCTTCTGATTTTCGTAGGACTGAGAGATGTTTTAAAATTGAAGTCATCTAATATTTTTTTTATTACATTTTCTGAGTCTCTTTGATCGTAAATAGTGTAATTTGATTTGTAACCAAGCCAATGAGATTCTTTTCGCAAAACCCCTGAAAATATAGAATGAAAAGTCCCAAGGGAGATCTGATTAAAATCCGTTTGATTCAACATATTTGAAATGCGCATCTTCATTTCTTTAGCTGCTTTATTAGTAAAAGTTAAAGCTAATATTCTAGAGGGACTTATTCCTATATTATTGATCATGTGTACTATACGATGTGTAATTACACGGGTTTTTCCGGATCCAGCTCCAGCAATCACTAGAACAGGCCCATGAATTGTTTCTATAATTTTTCGTTGGGAACTATTAAGTGATGATCTATAATCCATATTTTTTATTTTTAGCTTATTTTTCCCCAAAAAGACTTGTAGCATTTATAGAAATGATTTTTAGTGGTTTTATGATTTAACAGAAAATTAGGATTTTTGTTAAAAAATTTTTTAGCAATAGGAATGACTTCTTTTATTAATTTGTAATCTTTAAGAAGATTTGCAATTCGAAAATAAGCATTTCCGCTTTGTTTAGTTCCTATTAAATCTCCACTTCCTCTTAATTGAAGATCTTTTTTAGCTATTTCTAAACCATCTTTAGTTTCGCACATAATTTGCATTCTAAAATGGCTTTCTACACTAATTTTGTCATTAGTCATAAGAAGACAATAACTTTGATGTGGGCCTCTTCCCACCCTCCCTCTTAATTGATGTAATTGAGATAAACCAAAGCAATCTGCATTTTCTATTAAAATCACTGAAGCATTAGGAACATCTACTCCTACTTCTATAACAGTAGTAGAGACCATAATTGGAGTTTCTCCACGTAAAAATCGATTCATTTGAATGTTTTTTTCTTGATAACTCATTCTACCATGTAGAATTCCAATTCGATCTTTTAATTTTGGAAAGTTTTCTTTTATAAATTGATAACCTCTCATTAAATTCATTAAATATTTCGACCCATTTTTTTTGAATTTCTCTATAGTAGGATAAACAATGTATATTTGTCTTCCTTTTTTAATCTGATTCTTTATAATTTCAAGGACTTTAGATCTATTTTTATTGCGAAAGTGAACAGTTTTAATAGGTTTTCTATTTATGGGAAATTCCCTTATAATGGATATCTTTAAGTCATTATAAAGAGTCATGCTTAAAGTTCTAGGAATGGGAGTGGCCGTCATGATTAATATGTGAGGGGGGTTTTCATTTTTTTCTAAAATCTTAGCTCTTTGTTCCACTCCAAAACGCTGTTGCTCATCAATTATAGCTAATCCAAGATTTTTAAAATGGACTGTATCTTGAATCAAAGTGTGTGTTCCTATGAGAATGGAAATTTTTCCGATAAAAACATCATGATATATACATTTTTTCATTTGAATAGAGGTGGAACTAGTTAATAAAGCTAGTTGAATTCCAATTCCAGAAAACATTTTTTTTATAGAAGAATAATGTTGTATTGCTAAAACTTCAGTAGGAACCATTAAACAAGATTGAAATCCATTATCTAAAGCAAGAAGCATGGATAAAACAGCTATTATAGTTTTTCCACACCCTACATCTCCTTGTAATAATCGGTTCATTTGCATAGGTTTTTTTAAATCATTGCGTATTTCTCTGAATACTCTTTTTTGTTCCTCTGTTAAAGGAAATGGTAAACAATATTTGTAGAAGTTATAAAAATTTTTTCCTAATCTTGAAAAGGGATAACTGTTAGATGAAGAACTTTTATTTCTGTTTTTTTTGGATAAAAGGAATAATTTTAAAAAAAATAATTCTTCGAATTTTAAACGATATTTTGCTTGAAATAATTTTTCTAAAGATTGCGGAAAATGTATTTGAATCAATGCTTCCTTCCTTTGCATTAATTCTTTTTTCATAATATCCTGAAGAAATATTTCTTCTATATCATTTTTTGATTCTTCTATTAGATTCTTCAAGATTTCTATCATAAAAGAATTATTTATTCCATTTTCCCTAAGTTTTTTAGGGATGGAATATATAGGATATATAGAGTAATTTTTTTCTGAAAATTTAAATTTTTGAATATCTGGATGAATGATTTGAATTTTTCCTTGAAAATGTTTTACCCTCCCGTGTACTGTTATCGTCATGTTTTTTTTGATGATTTTTCTAAAAAACTTTATGGTCTGGAACCAGACCAATTCAACAGATCCTGTTTCATTCTCTAAATGTGCTACCAATACTTTTCTTTTTTTATTTTGATAGTTTATTTCTTCTAAATGGGTAATTTTTCCTGTTATTTGTATAAGGAGATTTTCGGGATGATTTTTTTTTATTAACTCTGATATATTATTTAATATAAAATAACGGACATATTTTGTAGGATAAAAAAAAAGTAAGATCTTCATATGTATGAATTTGTAATTCTATATTAAATAAACGTGTTTTTTTAAACTGAATCCCTTTAAATATTCTATAGATTTTTCTAATACATTATGTGACATTTTTTTTATATTATCTATCGCATTAAAATGATAATAATAATAAAAAATATTTAATTTTGTCCTGAAAAATGGACATTTAGCTCAGGTGGTTTAGAGCGCTACTTTGACAGAGTAGAGGTCGTCGGTTCAAATCCGATAGTGTCCACATTGTTTTTTTTACATTATTTTTGTAGTATGGTATTAATTACAACAGTTAGAGAGGGAGAATCTATTGATAAAGCCTTGAAGAAATGCAAAAAGAAATTTGATAAAACGCGGATTTTAAAGGAATTTAGAGAAAAACAACAATATATAAAACCTTCTGAAGGTAGGAGAAATGAAATTTTACGAGCTAGATATAGAGAACGTATGCGATTAAAGAAAGAGGAATAAAAAAAAATATAGATGCATCTTTAATTCTATGTATAGCTTCTGTAAAAACTATAAACGAATTTTTGGATTGATAGGAAGAGAAATCAGTTATTCTTTTTCAAGAGACTATTTCATGAAAAAATTTAAAAAAGAATCTATTTCTGAAGTCACTTATGAAATATTCGATATTCCAAAAATAGAAGATGTTTTACGGATTTTTAAAAACCCATTCTTGAAAGGATGCAATATTACTATTCCATATAAAAAGAGCATTATTCCCTTTTTAAATAAACTTATGCCAGAAGCAAAATTTATTGGATCTGTTAATGTAGTAAAGATAAATGAAGAGAAACATCGGATTGGTTATAATACAGATGTTTTAGGTTTTGAGTTTTCTTTCAAAAAGGACATAAATAAATTATCATATAAAAATCAAAAGGCTTTGATTCTTGGAACAGGTGGGGTATCTAGATCAGTTTCCTTTATTCTAAAAAGAATGGGAATCCCATACAGATATGTTTCTAGAAGAAAAAATAAAAATTTTTTGGTTTATGAAGAAGTGAACCAATGTCTTTTAGAAGATCATAAAATTATTATTAACTGCACTCCATTGGGGACTTTTCCAAATATCCATTTATGCCCACCTTTACCTTATAAATTCCTTTCTTCTAAACACTATCTCTATGATTTGGTTTATAATCCATCTAAAACTTTGTTCTTAAAAAAAGGAGAAGAAAAAGGGTCTACGATCAGAAATGGTTTAGAAATGTTACGTATTCAAGCAGAAGAATCTTGGAAGATCTGGAATTCATTAAAATAGGTTTATGAAAAATGAACCATAAAAAAATCTTTATGTATAGGGCTATTCAACTGGCAAAAAATGGATTAGGATCCACTTCTCCTAATCCTATGGTAGGATGTTTAATAGAAAGAAATGGTTTGATTTTATCAGAAGGATGGCATTATAAAGTAGGAATGGATCATGCAGAGGTAAATGCTATTAATAGGGTTGAAAATCCATCTTTATTAACTGATTCGACCCTTTATGTCACATTAGAACCATGCGCACATTTTGGAAAAACTCCTCCTTGTGTTGATTTAATCATTAAAAGTAAGATCCCTAGAGTGGTAATAGGAATACAAGATCCTTGTCATAAGGTAAACGGTTTGGGGATAAAAAAATTGAGAGAAAATGGAATAGAAGTGATAGAAAATGTTTTAAAGGATCAGTGTCGCATTTTAAATAAACGTTTTTTTACTTTTTATGAAAAAAAGAGACCTTATATTATATTGAAATGGGCGCAAAGTGATGATGGTTTTATGGATTCTTTGAAAGGGAATGAGAAAGAAAAACCTTCATGGATTAGTGGAATTTATTCTAGACAATTGAGTCATAAATGGAGATCTGAAGAGGATAGTATTTTAGTAGGAAGAAAAACCGTGTTTAATGATAATCCAAAATTAGATGTTAGAGAATGGTTCGGATCAGATCCAATTAGAATTTTTATGGATAGAAAATTGAGTATATCTACTTCTTATTTTATTTTGGATGGAACGAAAAAAACAATTGTTTTTACCGAAAAGAAAAAAGAAAAT
Protein-coding sequences here:
- a CDS encoding 5-formyltetrahydrofolate cyclo-ligase, translating into MKKKLRKKYLFYRKSLTKKEVLKSSYDIFIQFKKLFFIWEKTYYHIFLPIQKYNEINTFLITNFLFQKGKYITVPYSNFHSLSIENCLLDRKTTLKNNKYGIPEPVQKHIIPPSFIEVIFVPLLVFDLKGYRIGYGKGFYDRFLTLCKKNVLKIGLSFFNPIDNIPSIHKNDLMIDIGITRKKVFFLKNF
- a CDS encoding alpha/beta fold hydrolase — protein: MFIYFHKKKNIYYKTKGNGISMVFLHGFMESLEIWNYIYDIFSKKYKVLSIDLPGHGKSFLEKKDSSTTTMEEVADTIKFLLQKENIEKAVFIGHSMGGYIALALAEEYPEIFLGLCLLHSTAESDTKEKKNNRIRSIKFAIDHYPLFVSTSINTLFDPNKLSSFQKELKFLKRIAISTPIHSVISFLRGMSIRKDRRFLLKRTKFPKLYVVGIYDLILPAKKLREEAKSGYNSHFIDVPTGHMGAIENPQKIVKVLESFMETIKNKDS
- a CDS encoding type III pantothenate kinase; this translates as MLLTINIGNSSLRFGLFNNNYNLKCNCSWIINSNPHRSLDEYILLFRNIYQQYGILSKLIQNIVIGSVVPPLTNIVEQSLYEIHKIKPIVVDRYSASPIKHYSHQLGTDLYANAIAAYTHNKKNTLVVDFGTALSLTCIDKSGTLQGVIIAPGVNSSLSALIGNTAQLSQIELKKPPSILGQYTETCIQSGIIYGYISMVEGLINRINKELKTNCFVIATGGLSHIYTPLTKKIHLKDKLHTIKGLKILFHWNR
- a CDS encoding HIT family protein, producing MNRKNIFTHIIRNEVPAYKVAEDFENLAFLDIYPIKIGHTLVIPKKNNPEKIFSLPEKDFLSIMSFTRKVAIGIEKIIPCNRVGIFVMGFEIPHVHIHLIPMDQESDGDFSKKRISLSANHFKILSEKIKKSIGL
- a CDS encoding thermonuclease family protein — its product is MIKIYDGDTFRIDTKKMEEYKIRISDIDCPEKNQSYGIEAKNFLTKKF
- a CDS encoding thermonuclease family protein produces the protein MSRKKSILWNRSKKFFNKKILNKTVLIKNLKRDKYNRIVGLVIYDKNKDLGKDIIESGFAWVWKFSKNVLYKRIESQARKRKLDYGKKITL
- the murA gene encoding UDP-N-acetylglucosamine 1-carboxyvinyltransferase; translated protein: MASFKIEGGSPLKGEIKPQGAKNEALQVLCAVLLTSEKLRIKNIPEIGDVKCLMQILQHLGVVVKKNDIGDFTFQAKNICLEYLNTKKFREDGKCIRGSVMIAGPLLARFGKGCMPIPGGDRIGRRRLDAHLRGFESLGSHIDYNRENQYFYLTSKYLKGKFLLLEEASITATANIIMAASLAKGKTTIYNAACEPYIQQLCRLLNRMGAKIKGIGSNLIHVTGVTELRGCIHTILPDMVEIGSWIGLAAITSSEIIIRNVSWKNLGIIPNIFQKMGISLEKKDDDIYIPSQKSYQIKKLLNNAILTISDAPWPGLTPDLLSILTVVATQAKGSVLIHQKMFESRLFFVDKLIEMGAQIILCDPHRATVIGLNHQSSLRGTLLNSPDIRAGISLLIAALSAKGTSRIKNIEQIDRGYENIDQRLRLLGANIVRIE
- a CDS encoding DUF4290 domain-containing protein, with translation MEYNTNRFKLVIPEYGRNIHKMIAYAIQIKNRKKRNRCAWSIIKLMTDSNPRLNNPYFQHKLWNQLFIMSKYQLDVDPPFPKPHPEKIKIFYYKKVEYPEYLTDFRYYGKIIRNMIHVAIHCKNRQKKEGLFYAIANTMKKNYLRWNKNLVEDDIIFKDLKVLSKGKICLMNNTDPLLQCSYLLNPKRKKNYMRKKKIG
- a CDS encoding cation diffusion facilitator family transporter — encoded protein: MEDKKMKLNFSLQKLIFFVAILLFLIKLITWYITSSLSIFSDAMESITNIISGFIGLYSLYISSLPKDKNHPYGHGKIEFISTAIEGFLIFFVGMAICIKTFIHVKHHDPILLKLDYGIPLMSFTAIVNYGLGFLACKIGNKNGALTLIASGKHLQTDTYSTFGIVIGLILLNITKWIWIDPIISVIFSFVILYTGLKLLRYATAGIMDESDKELLKKLSFYINAKRDIHWIDLHHLKIIKYGSALHVDCHLTVPWFFNVKESNKEVQKLTTLTKDKFGHKVELSVHVDACTDNHCISCFNPFCKERKNFLQKRSYFYK
- a CDS encoding ATP-dependent helicase translates to MDYRSSLNSSQRKIIETIHGPVLVIAGAGSGKTRVITHRIVHMINNIGISPSRILALTFTNKAAKEMKMRISNMLNQTDFNQISLGTFHSIFSGVLRKESHWLGYKSNYTIYDQRDSENVIKKILDDFNFKTSLSPTKIRRKISEYKNNLKSINNEKSYQDIKKIYEYYVKRCLKSEALDFDDILLHTNYLFFHFPKILHKYQEKFQYILIDEYQDTNFSQNTIIKNLSLKHRNIFAVGDDAQSIYAFRGANISNILNFHTDYNEAKIFRLEQNYRSTNHIVQVSNKIISFNKNQIFKKIWTNNEKGEKVKIYGASSEKIEAQYIASSIYFTKRNTKFQNKDFAILYRTNTQSNILEQALKEKKIPYKIYGSISFYKRKGILDFLAYLKIITNPNEEESLLRINKKKIGNKKAIKLILNFSKKEKKTFYNLLKNLINYYPFLRINKKTKEKLENFILTIEKFRLELNEKNTYTIAKNIANFFLEEDKKNFYNADDFQYILENISIYLKEQKILKKNGDMSLSGFLRYFSLKEGIDEENEENQVSLMTIHSSKGLEFSVVFIAGLEENLFPSKSSLENELKLEEERRLFYVAITRAQKKAILTYAKSRFLWGKKIRTVPSRFIQEISEKFIDREHGINNSNKANPISKDLYPDEKNTLSMFKKGVKVFHKNFGMGIILDIQNGIAIIKFQQLGIKKILLKIAKLVIYS